The Bacteroidota bacterium genome contains the following window.
AGGTGTTTATACAATCGTTTTCGGGTAGAAGCCTGAGGTTCCGCGAACGGGGAAGCTAGGCTTCAGCACCTACACTTTCAAGCGCTTCACGGAAACGGTTCGCCAGTTGGTCTGCTTCGGCTGCTGTTGGGGCTTCTGTGTAAATCCGGAGAATGGGTTCTGTGTTCGATTTGCGCAAGTGGACCCACCCGTCGGGGAAATCAATTTTCAGCCCATCAATGGTTGAGTGTTTTTCATCTTTAAAGCGCTCAGCAAGCACAGCCAGCACGTGATCAGCATCCAGTTCACCCAGGGGAATTTTGCCTTTCGACATTGCATACACGGGCATACGTGCAAGCAATTCGGACATCGAGATATCCTCGTCGGTCAAGTGTTGTAGAATCATCGCTGCACCGATGAGCGCATCACGACCGTGGTGCAACTCGGCCAGAATTACGCCACCACTCCCCTCACCGCCCAATACAGCATCAACCTCTTTCATTTTATCGACGATATTAATTTCACCGACAGGGGCACGGTACACCGGCACATTGAAGCCGGCAGCAACATCTTCAATCGCACGAGAGGAAGAAAGGTTGGTTACAAATGGTCCGGGGTTATGGCGAAACAGAAAGTCCGCAGCCATCACCTGGGTCAGCTCTTCGCTAACATAAACGCCACCGTCAGCAACCAACGCAAGGCGATCTGCGTCAGGGTCGACCACAATGCCAAGGTCTGCGCCTTCTCTCGCGACAGCTTCCACAATACCTGTTAAATTTTGGGGAAGTGGTTCAGGGTTGTGGGCAAAGAGTCCATTGGGCTCGCCGTTCAAGACGGTAATATTTTCCTTCCGAACGCCCAACTGTTCTAGCAAGGCAGGAATTGCAATGCCTCCCACAGAATTGATTGCATCTACGGTAACTTTGAAATCACGACCGGCAATTTTCTCAGGTTTGATGTAGGGCAAATCCAGGATGCTCTGAATGTGCTCCTGCAGGTAATCGCGCGTAGTAAGGCTACCTATTCCTTCGTATGAAACCGTCTCGGCTTCCCCACGCTGAGCGAGTTGAATCACCTCTTCTGCCTCAGAAGCACGCAAAAATTCGCCAAAATCGCCAAGCATTTTCAGGGCATTCCACTGCACAGGATTATGAGAAGCCGATAAAATTACCCCCCCCAACGCTTCCAGATCGAGTACGGCCGAAGCTACCGTAGGCGTGGTGGCCAAGTCGAGATCAACAACATCGCAGCCAGTACTTTGCAAGGAAGCGATAACAAGATTAGCACAAATTTTGCCTGTTACCCGCGCATCACGGCCGACAATGACAAGCGGCTTCACATTGCGACTGGCAGCACGTCTTGCACACCAGGTACCAAATGCGGTAGCATACTGCACAATCCCGGCAGGATCGAGTCCGTCACCAAAGATGCCACGAATACCAGAAATGGAAACAATGAGGGTCCCTTTATTTTGCATGATGATTGATCTCGGAAATGCCAGCAGAAGGCGGCGTTAAACGTATTCAGACAACGTGTTAAAAGACAAGTGCGATTGTGTATCTACTTCTGGTGAAATCGTTCCATAGTTTTTCGTTCAAGAGGTCTTAACGGAACTGGCTATTTGTTGGTAAGTTTTCTCCATACAATGAGCACTAAGCATTCAGTTACGCCGGATCCTGATGACGTCCATCAGCAGATTTTTGTCACTACCCTCACAGAGGATGTAGCTTTGAACCATGTTGTACCTTCGCCCCCCCAGGCATCCCTAATCCAGCAAGATGTAACCCGTTCGAAGCTGGCAGATTTTTTTACGCTTACCAAGCCGGAAATTACGTTCCTCGTCACCATTTCTGCCGTAGCCGGCTATCTGCTGGGCAGCACCTCCCCTATTGATGGTTTCCAACTCGTCGCACTCATGATTGGTGTAGCGCTCTCTTCAGCCGGTGGCGCCGCATTTAATCACTACATCGAGCGGCATAAAGACGCCGAGATGAAGAGAACGGAAAACCGCCCTTTACCTGCCGGCAGGATCAAACCGGTTAACGCGCTTGCCCTTGCGTGCATAAGCTCTTTGGCAGGTCTTACGCTTTTGCTCGTCTTCACCAACCCGCTGACCAGCTTGCTGGCCGCGCTCACTATCGTTCTCTATATCTTCCTTTATACCCCCCTGAAACAGCATACCAAGTACAATACCTTTGTAGGCACCATTCCAGGCGCCTTGCCAGCCCTTGGTGGCTGGACCGCCGCAACGGGATCAGTTGCCGCCGGAGGCTGGGTGATTTTTGCAATCCTCGTGATCTGGCAGTTGCCCCATTTCCTCGCACTGGCCTGGATGTACAGAAAGGATTATGGCCGGGCCGGTTTTAAAATGCTCCCTGTTGTTGAACCCCTTGGGCGCTCCACGGCAAACCAGATGCTTGTATCCGCAGTATTTCTCCTGATTGCCAGCATCCTCCCTACTTTTATGGGATTGACCGGCGTTATTTATTTTGCAGGTGTATTGCTCGTAAGTTTGTGGCTGCTGGGCACGTGCGTTGTTTTCTATCGAACCATGACCAATGTTGCAGCACGCCGTGTGCTCAAGGCCTCTATCGTGCATATACCTGTGCTCGTTCTATTACTTATAATTGATCGGTTTATCTAAGCACACGCTATCAATATTCCAGCGTGGTGCCGGTAGCTGATTTAAGGACTGTGATTCAATGTTCAAAAAACACAACATGTACCCTTAAACCAGTAACCTTAAGCCGCACGATACTAGCAGTAACCACAGCATTCCCCATCCAGCGTATCTTATTCAGCGTATATGTCCAGTTCTGCCGTCTCGGTACACGGCGTTTCGTATCACTACGGTTCGTTTCAAGCACTTGACCAGGTCAGCTTTGATGTTGCTCATGGTGCTTTTTTTGGCTTGCTCGGCCCGAACGGTAGTGGCAAAACCACGTTATTCCGTATTCTTTCGACCCTGATGCCTCCGGAAGAAGGCGTCTGTAAGGTCTTCGGGCACGACACAACGTCTGCCTCGAGCAATGTTCGTGCAAGCATTAGCATGATTTTCCAGCAGCCCTCACTCGACGAAGAGTTGACGGTGCGGGAAAACCTCACCTTTCACGGCCGCATGTACGGAATGCCAGCCAGGCAGCTCCGCGAGCGTATCACTGTGCTTGCTGAAAAAATGGGTGTAGCAGACCGACTCGATGATCGGGTAAAAAAGCTC
Protein-coding sequences here:
- the glmM gene encoding phosphoglucosamine mutase, giving the protein MQNKGTLIVSISGIRGIFGDGLDPAGIVQYATAFGTWCARRAASRNVKPLVIVGRDARVTGKICANLVIASLQSTGCDVVDLDLATTPTVASAVLDLEALGGVILSASHNPVQWNALKMLGDFGEFLRASEAEEVIQLAQRGEAETVSYEGIGSLTTRDYLQEHIQSILDLPYIKPEKIAGRDFKVTVDAINSVGGIAIPALLEQLGVRKENITVLNGEPNGLFAHNPEPLPQNLTGIVEAVAREGADLGIVVDPDADRLALVADGGVYVSEELTQVMAADFLFRHNPGPFVTNLSSSRAIEDVAAGFNVPVYRAPVGEINIVDKMKEVDAVLGGEGSGGVILAELHHGRDALIGAAMILQHLTDEDISMSELLARMPVYAMSKGKIPLGELDADHVLAVLAERFKDEKHSTIDGLKIDFPDGWVHLRKSNTEPILRIYTEAPTAAEADQLANRFREALESVGAEA
- the cyoE gene encoding heme o synthase is translated as MSTKHSVTPDPDDVHQQIFVTTLTEDVALNHVVPSPPQASLIQQDVTRSKLADFFTLTKPEITFLVTISAVAGYLLGSTSPIDGFQLVALMIGVALSSAGGAAFNHYIERHKDAEMKRTENRPLPAGRIKPVNALALACISSLAGLTLLLVFTNPLTSLLAALTIVLYIFLYTPLKQHTKYNTFVGTIPGALPALGGWTAATGSVAAGGWVIFAILVIWQLPHFLALAWMYRKDYGRAGFKMLPVVEPLGRSTANQMLVSAVFLLIASILPTFMGLTGVIYFAGVLLVSLWLLGTCVVFYRTMTNVAARRVLKASIVHIPVLVLLLIIDRFI